A window of the Candidatus Microthrix parvicella Bio17-1 genome harbors these coding sequences:
- a CDS encoding DUF1295 domain-containing protein, which produces MGAVSTASAIAVIVLMFVMWVASVFLSDVSIVDLVWGLAFVLVAHTARAVVDPNPRIDLLTALVTIWGFRLSGYLLWRNWGTGEDKRYVAMRKHYGDKFWWFSLVQTFGLQGALVLIVSLPVQLTAAGDDVTLGWVAWLGAAIWLVGFTFETVGDAQLARFKAKPENEGQVMDRGLWRYTRHPNYFGDFTVWWGLFLVSLAAGGWWGIVGPIVMSVFLLRVSGVTMLERTITKRRPGYADYIARTSTFFPMPPKSLPSDAATHGKDDDTGDFDTESFVAEAPPAKPDTSKDSPT; this is translated from the coding sequence ATGGGGGCCGTGTCCACCGCCAGCGCCATTGCGGTCATCGTGTTGATGTTCGTCATGTGGGTGGCGTCGGTGTTTCTCTCCGACGTCAGCATCGTCGACCTGGTGTGGGGCCTGGCGTTCGTCCTCGTCGCCCACACTGCACGCGCGGTGGTCGACCCCAACCCCCGGATCGATCTGCTGACTGCGCTGGTCACCATCTGGGGTTTCCGCCTGTCCGGCTACCTGCTGTGGCGTAACTGGGGCACCGGCGAGGACAAGCGCTACGTGGCCATGCGCAAGCACTACGGCGACAAGTTCTGGTGGTTCAGCCTGGTCCAGACATTCGGCCTTCAGGGTGCGCTGGTGCTGATCGTGTCGCTGCCGGTGCAGTTGACCGCCGCCGGCGACGACGTGACGTTGGGCTGGGTTGCCTGGCTGGGTGCGGCGATTTGGCTCGTGGGCTTCACCTTTGAAACGGTGGGCGACGCCCAGCTGGCCCGCTTCAAGGCCAAGCCGGAGAACGAGGGTCAGGTGATGGACCGCGGCCTGTGGCGCTACACCCGGCACCCCAACTACTTCGGCGACTTCACCGTGTGGTGGGGGCTGTTCCTCGTGTCGCTGGCTGCCGGCGGTTGGTGGGGCATCGTCGGGCCGATCGTGATGAGCGTGTTTCTGCTGCGGGTGTCGGGCGTGACCATGCTGGAGCGGACGATCACCAAGCGTCGGCCCGGCTACGCCGACTACATCGCCCGCACGTCCACCTTCTTTCCCATGCCCCCCAAGTCGCTGCCAAGCGACGCCGCAACGCACGGCAAGGATGACGACACCGGAGACTTTGACACGGAGAGCTTTGTTGCCGAGGCTCCACCTGCCAAGCCCGACACAAGCAAGGACTCGCCCACATGA
- a CDS encoding inositol monophosphatase family protein, with protein sequence MSTTPPADPELLAAARRFAQEAGALTLDWFRGSDLNLEHKGDGTPVTAADKASEARLRLLIGDFAPDDTILGEEEGLSTGSSGRRWIIDPIDGTKAFTRGVPLYSTLVAVEDEHGPAVGVIELPALGQRVFAGRGLGCFVADARGERPARVSATDTVGSAMLTTSGFGSWSTEQVVAVHGCGALLRTWGDGYGYAMVATGVADAMVDPIVAEWDVAPMSIILTEAGGRFTALDGTEGADRGSGLGTNGLIHDYLMAVLPH encoded by the coding sequence ATGAGCACCACACCCCCCGCAGACCCCGAACTGCTGGCGGCGGCCCGCCGCTTCGCCCAGGAGGCCGGCGCGTTGACGCTGGACTGGTTCCGCGGCAGCGACCTGAACCTGGAGCACAAGGGCGACGGCACGCCGGTGACCGCGGCCGACAAGGCGTCTGAGGCACGGCTTCGCTTGCTGATCGGCGACTTCGCGCCCGATGACACGATTTTGGGTGAGGAGGAGGGCCTGTCGACGGGCAGCAGCGGCCGCCGCTGGATCATCGACCCAATCGACGGCACCAAGGCCTTCACCCGCGGGGTTCCGCTGTACTCCACGCTGGTGGCGGTGGAGGATGAGCACGGGCCTGCGGTCGGCGTGATCGAGTTACCGGCCTTGGGCCAACGAGTGTTCGCTGGACGCGGATTGGGCTGCTTCGTCGCGGACGCCCGCGGCGAACGACCGGCCCGGGTGAGTGCCACCGACACTGTGGGTTCGGCGATGCTGACCACCAGCGGGTTCGGGTCGTGGAGCACCGAACAGGTGGTTGCCGTTCACGGCTGCGGCGCGTTGCTGCGCACCTGGGGTGATGGATATGGCTACGCCATGGTGGCCACCGGGGTGGCGGACGCGATGGTCGACCCGATCGTCGCCGAATGGGACGTGGCCCCGATGTCGATCATCCTCACCGAGGCCGGCGGACGGTTTACCGCGCTCGACGGCACCGAGGGCGCCGACCGGGGCAGCGGGCTGGGCACCAACGGCCTGATCCACGACTATTTAATGGCGGTGCTCCCCCACTGA